Proteins co-encoded in one Chiroxiphia lanceolata isolate bChiLan1 chromosome 21, bChiLan1.pri, whole genome shotgun sequence genomic window:
- the PMPCA gene encoding mitochondrial-processing peptidase subunit alpha: MAAAMAWLRRGARGAARGCGLAAGRSYSGGGAYPSVSLTCPLPGVPKAVFAAAEGRERFETRVTVLENGLRVASQNKFGQFCTVGILVNSGSRHEAKYLSGISHFLEKLAFSSTAQFGSKDEILLTLEKHGGICDCQASRDTIMYAVSADARGLDTVVNLLADVALQPRLSDEEIEMTRMAIRFELEDLNMRPDPEPLLTEMIHAAAFRDNTVGLNRFCPMENTDKIDRAVLHSYLCSYYTPDRMVLAGVGIEHEQLVECARKYLLGVEPVWGTGQSRGVDRSVAQYTGGIVKVEKDMSDVSLGPTPIPELTHIMIGLESCSFLEDDFIPFAVLNMMMGGGGSFSAGGPGKGMFTRLYLNVLNRHHWMYNATSYHHSYEDTGLLCIHASADPKQVREMVEIITREFILMAGAVGEVELERAKTQLKSMLMMNLESRPVIFEDVGRQVLATNTRKLPHELCALISQVKPTDIKRVVTKMLHKKPAVAALGDLTDLPSYEHIQAALSSKDGRLPRLYRLFR, translated from the exons ATGGCGGCGGCCATGGCGTGGCTGCGGCGCGGAGCCCGCGGGGCGGCTCGGGG GTGCGGGCTGGCGGCCGGGCGGAGCTACAGCGGCGGCGGAGCCTACCCCAGCGTATCGCTGACGTGCCCGCTGCCCGGCGTGCCCAAGGCCGTGTTCGCGGCCGCCGAGGGCCGGGAGCGCTTCGAGACGAGGGTGACGGTGCTGGAGAACGGGCTGCGCGTCGCCTCCCAGAACAAGTTCGGGCAGTTCTGCACCGTGGGCA TTCTTGTGAATTCGGGATCAAGACACGAAGCAAAATACCTTAGTGGTATCTCCCACTTCTTGGAAAAGCTGGCCTTCTCT tccACAGCTCAGTTTGGCAGCAAGGATGAAATTCTCCTCACCTTGGAGAAGCACGGGGGCATTTGTGACTGCCAGGCATCGAG GGACACCATCATGTACGCTGTGTCTGCTGATGCCAGAGGCCTGGACACTGTGGTCAACCTGCTGGCCGACGTAGCGCTGCAGCCCAGGTTATCAG ATGAGGAGATCGAGATGACCCGCATGGCCATACGGTTTGAGCTGGAGGACTTGAACATGAGGCCTGACCCAGAGCCTCTGCTCACTGAGATGATCCATGCG GCAGCCTTCAGAGACAACACAGTTGGACTGAACAGGTTCTGCCCCATGGAGAACACGGACAAAATCGATCGGGCCGTGCTGCACTCGTACCTGTGCAGCTACTACACCCCTGACAGGATGGTGCTGGCTGGGGTGGGCATCGAGCACGAGCAGCTGGTGGAGTGTGCCAGGAAATACCTGCTGGGAGTGGAGCCCGTGTGGGgcactgggcagagcaggggcgTGGACAGGTCCGTGGCTCAGTACACGGGAGGCATCGTCAAG GTTGAAAAAGACATGTCAGATGTGAGTCTGGGCCCTACTCCCATCCCAGAGCTCACCCACATCATGATTGGGTTAGAAAGCTGCTCATTTTTA GAGGACGATTTCATTCCCTTTGCGGTGCTAAACATGATGATGGGAGGTGGTGGCTCCTTCTCAGCTGGAGGGCCTGGCAAGGGCATGTTCACCAGACTATACCTCAACGTGCTCAACAG GCACCACTGGATGTACAATGCAACCTCTTACCACCACAGTTACGAGGACACAGGTCTCCTGTGTATCCATGCCAGTGCAGATCCCAAACAG GTTCGGGAGATGGTGGAAATCATCACCAGAGAATTCATCCTCAtggcaggagcagtgggagAG gTAGAACTCGAGCGAGCGAAGACGCAGCTCAAGTCCATGCTCATGATGAACCTCGAGTCTAGGCCAGTGATCTTTGAGGATGTGGGAAGGCAGGTGTTGGCCACCAACACAAGGAAGCTACCTCATGAGCTCTGTGCTCTCATCA gTCAGGTGAAACCTACTGATATCAAGAGGGTGGTCACTAAGATGCTCCACAAGAagccagctgtggctgccctgggtGACCTGACAGACCTGCCCTCCTATGAGCACATCCAGGCGGCGCTTTCCAGCAAGGACGGGCGGCTCCCGCGGCTGTACCGGCTCTTCCGATAG
- the INPP5E gene encoding phosphatidylinositol polyphosphate 5-phosphatase type IV codes for MSTPNGFAQHSRACVTQSMEGGAVQDLRAKKAGKAAKKEAGGNVALPAEGPVSVGTPVSETLKLLPEELKANMKIKSITPRPPRKPRLERAASLDEKSWRRWRRFRTSQESLTDPNDTSSSNGSLQEASPSPPNRGRASPCHPCCQQNSLHSSPDASEASPVGKSRGSTSDLGKRASEISSAFGGLLRGKAFAGGKPRLSQIMPARPLPPMELNVASHTLRTANRIDSDCLDYRHYSQHKFGRVSSGLSDTRLHGNGMVYDSCSTDSMKSTFSLLTPIRAKDVRSRSYLEGSLMASGALLGAEELSRYFPDRNIGIFVATWNMQGQKELPVNLDDFLLPTDPDYAQDMYVIGVQEGCPDRREWEIRLQETLGPHYVLLYSAAHGVLYMSVFIRRDLIWFCSEVEYATVTTRIVSQIKTKGALGICFTFFGTSFLFITSHFTSGDSKVNERKLDYNKTIQALTLPKNVPDTNPYRSSSSDVTTRFDEVFWFGDFNFRLNKDRETVDSILNQNPDTDVSKLLVYDQLTSEMSRGSIFKGFQEADIHFRPSYKFDIGKDSYDTTSKQRTPSYTDRVVFRSRYKDDIQAVKYSSCPVIKTSDHRPVFALFRVKVRPGRDNIPLAAGQFDRELYLMGIKRRITRELQKRREQKDQKSSSICSIS; via the exons ATGAGCACTCCAAATGGATTTGCACAGCACTCAAGGGCGTGTGTTACTCAGAGCATGGAGGGTGGAGCAGTGCAGGACCTGCGGGctaaaaaagctggaaaagcagccaaAAAGGAGGCTGGTGGCAATGTGGCACTTCCTGCTGAAGGTCCCGTGAGTGTGGGCACCCCTGTAAGTGAGACCTTAAAGCTTCTACCAGAGGAGCTCAAAGccaatatgaaaattaaatcgATCACTCCAAGGCCTCCCCGGAAGCCCCGGCTGGAACGTGCTGCATCTCTGGATGAgaagagctggaggaggtggaggcGGTTTAGGACGAGCCAGGAGAGCCTGACTGATCCCAACGACACGAGTTCATCCAACGGTTCCCTGCAGGAAGCgtcccccagccctcccaacCGGGGCAGGGCGAGcccctgccatccctgctgccagcagaattCCTTGCACAGTTCACCAGACGCCTCAGAAGCCAGTCCCGTGGGGAAGAGCAGGGGAAGCACCTCTGACCTGGGGAAACGAGCCTCCGAGATCTCCAGTGCCTTTGGGGGGCTGCTGCGGGGGAAAGCGTTCGCGGGAGGCAAACCCCGGCTGTCCCAAATCATGCCAGCTCGCCCCCTGCCCCCCATGGAGCTCAACGTGGCCTCTCACACCCTGAGGACAGCTAATAGGATCGACTCAGATTGTCTGGATTACCGACATTATTCTCAGCACAAGTTTGGGAGGGTGAGCAGCGGCCTGAGCGACACCCGGCTGCACGGCAATGGGATGGTGTACGACAGCTGCTCCACAGACTCCATGAAATCCACCTTCAGCCTGCTCACTCCCATTCGAGCCAAGGATGTTCGGAGCAG GAGCTATTTGGAAGGCAGCCTTATGGCAAGTGGTGCCTTACTGGGAGCAGAAGAACTTAGCAGATATTTCCCTGATCGAAATATTGGAATTTTTGTGGCCACCTGGAACATGCAGGGTCAGAAG gaaCTTCCAGTGAATCTGGATGACTTCTTATTGCCAACAGATCCTGACTATGCCCAGGACATGTATGTCATTGGGGTTCAAGAAGGCTGTCCAGACAG AAGAGAGTGGGAGATCCGCCTGCAGGAGACTTTGGGCCCCCACTACGTCCTGCTCTACTCGGCCGCACACGGGGTGCTCTACATGTCGGTCTTCATCCGCAGGGACCTCATCTGGTTCTGCTCAG aaGTGGAGTACGCCACGGTGACAACTCGAATCGTGTCTCAGATCAAAACCAAGGGAGCTCTGGGAATCTGCTTCACGTTTTTTGGGACCTCCTTTCTGTTCATCACCTCCCATTTCACAT CTGGGGACAGTAAAGTGAACGAGAGGAAACTGGACTACAATAAAACCATTCAAGCCCTTACACTTCCCAAGAATGTTCCAGACACAAATCCATATCGATCCAGTTCTA GTGATGTCACAACTCGGTTTGATGAAGTCTTCTGGTTTGGTGACTTCAACTTCCGACTGAACAAGGACCGTGAGACTGTGGATTCCATCCTGAACCAGAACCCGGACACAGACGTGTCCAAGCTCCTGGTGTATGACCAGCTCACCAGTGAGATGAGCCGGG GGTCTATTTTCAAAGGATTCCAAGAGGCTGATATCCATTTCCGCCCTTCCTACAAGTTTGACATAGGGAAGGACAGCTATGACACCACTTCCAAACAAAGGACTCCATCCTACACG GACCGGGTCGTGTTCCGCAGTCGGTACAAGGACGACATCCAGGCTGTCAAATattcctcttgtcctgtgaTCAAAACCTCAGACCATCGCCCTGTGTTTGCCTTGTTTCGTGTCAAAGTGAGGCCTGGCAGAGACAA CATTCCACTTGCTGCGGGGCAGTTTGACAGAGAACTGTATTTAATGGGAATAAAGAGGAGGATTACCAGGGAACTTCAGAAACGACGGGAGCAAAAGGACCAAAAATCCAGCAGCATATGTAGCATTTCTTGA